A genomic window from Marinobacter adhaerens HP15 includes:
- a CDS encoding CocE/NonD family hydrolase yields the protein MLRYYIFAVVLLGLAGCGGDSGPMQTLDDGLNHNSPTDNNGNGQQDPDAAMEEGAEMPALGEMRAGRSFETDQRDSDRDGIAGLDPIISDAPPTCARPAFNVDDGPACTSVGTNAYYEESGDTWIDAQVFIPPHRDGETLPVILHSHGWGGSKKSELDALPDCENPQAYDCPIAEGDGLLAMFGQLDSLLSDLYRKGYIIVSFSQRGWGESEGDVMVMNSYHETRDAQAVIDWIARQASQGHLPVAIDETGDFTLGLMGGSYGGGFQLALAAIDERVDTIVPVGTWHSLEQAILPNGGVKGGWGNLLCLLSTGRPRHPFLANACGALTAPFIRQADILNPSGNLLEFVRQNGLSFFADLQLAEQPYLAGEKPFELRPVDAFLVQGTRDVLFNAQAAFDNYRYLRVAGGDVRLMTNQSGHMNPLASQIDGATSCGNVDMFDSIRRWLDVKLRGADEDVLEEIPRLCLSLDDDRGVILDAIPGESSRTDLQMNVDRAWRPFDIRIGNLRGPQKCEVVYEVPSDTTQVLAGIPRLRDFSVQGGIVGGGGAAYLGLCLQRGGQTLLIDDMLTTFAPQFRSFSELVGVGEVLKAGDKVGIMAFKAQEQMNFLTTATLGQVSELLLDTIVPGQGLEETLLGDVLDPLQSLLSAVNTNAYTVRGEIRLPIFAAEAASYRTGAEPPFSEQVDRFNQFPLQ from the coding sequence TGGGTCTTGCAGGCTGTGGTGGCGATAGCGGGCCAATGCAGACACTTGACGACGGCCTTAACCATAATTCTCCTACTGACAACAACGGAAATGGCCAGCAGGATCCTGATGCAGCAATGGAAGAGGGCGCAGAGATGCCGGCCTTAGGCGAAATGCGTGCTGGACGGAGCTTTGAAACGGATCAGCGGGACAGTGACCGGGATGGCATAGCAGGTTTGGATCCAATTATTTCTGATGCGCCTCCAACCTGTGCTCGGCCCGCGTTCAACGTTGACGACGGACCTGCTTGTACTTCTGTAGGCACCAACGCATATTACGAAGAATCAGGCGACACTTGGATAGATGCACAGGTTTTTATTCCACCTCATCGCGATGGTGAAACCTTACCCGTTATCCTTCACAGCCATGGTTGGGGTGGCAGTAAGAAGTCTGAATTGGATGCGCTCCCAGACTGTGAGAATCCACAGGCCTATGATTGTCCGATTGCGGAGGGAGACGGCCTACTAGCAATGTTCGGCCAGCTAGACTCATTGCTCAGTGATCTCTACCGAAAAGGCTACATTATCGTCTCGTTTAGTCAGAGAGGATGGGGTGAAAGTGAGGGCGATGTGATGGTGATGAATTCCTATCACGAGACACGGGATGCCCAAGCAGTTATCGACTGGATTGCACGCCAGGCAAGTCAAGGTCATCTCCCCGTCGCAATTGATGAAACTGGCGATTTTACACTGGGTCTCATGGGTGGTTCCTATGGAGGTGGCTTCCAGCTTGCTCTTGCGGCGATTGACGAACGCGTCGACACGATTGTACCTGTTGGAACCTGGCATTCGCTTGAGCAGGCAATTCTACCGAACGGAGGTGTGAAAGGCGGATGGGGAAATCTGTTGTGCTTACTTTCAACGGGGCGGCCTCGGCATCCTTTTTTAGCGAACGCTTGCGGTGCCCTGACTGCACCCTTTATCCGACAAGCAGATATTCTCAACCCCTCAGGTAACTTATTAGAATTTGTCAGACAGAACGGGTTGAGCTTTTTCGCGGATCTGCAACTTGCCGAGCAGCCGTATCTGGCTGGCGAAAAGCCGTTTGAACTGCGTCCCGTGGATGCCTTTTTAGTTCAGGGAACTCGTGACGTTCTATTTAATGCTCAGGCTGCGTTTGACAATTACAGATATCTCCGTGTGGCTGGGGGCGATGTTCGTCTGATGACGAATCAGTCGGGGCACATGAATCCTCTGGCCAGCCAGATAGATGGAGCAACATCCTGTGGCAACGTGGATATGTTTGACTCCATTCGCCGGTGGCTTGACGTCAAACTACGGGGTGCAGATGAAGATGTACTTGAGGAGATCCCTCGCCTGTGCTTGTCGCTTGACGATGATCGAGGTGTCATTTTGGATGCGATACCGGGAGAGTCGAGCCGCACGGATTTACAAATGAACGTCGATAGAGCTTGGAGACCGTTCGATATTCGGATCGGGAATTTACGGGGGCCCCAAAAATGTGAGGTAGTTTATGAGGTGCCGTCTGACACAACCCAGGTATTGGCTGGTATTCCAAGACTCAGGGATTTTTCAGTACAGGGCGGAATTGTAGGAGGCGGCGGGGCTGCTTATCTTGGATTGTGTTTACAACGTGGTGGTCAAACTTTGTTAATCGATGACATGCTCACTACTTTCGCGCCTCAGTTCAGATCGTTCTCTGAGTTGGTTGGAGTCGGTGAGGTTCTGAAAGCGGGGGACAAAGTAGGGATTATGGCCTTCAAAGCACAGGAACAAATGAACTTTTTGACGACCGCCACGCTTGGTCAGGTCTCAGAACTTTTGCTTGACACGATTGTTCCAGGGCAGGGCCTTGAGGAAACTCTCTTAGGTGATGTATTGGATCCGCTCCAGTCATTGCTTAGTGCTGTCAATACAAACGCATACACGGTTCGAGGTGAAATAAGACTGCCCATATTTGCGGCTGAAGCGGCGAGTTATAGGACAGGAGCCGAGCCTCCTTTTTCAGAGCAAGTCGACCGATTTAATCAGTTTCCGTTGCAGTAG